The Leadbettera azotonutricia ZAS-9 genome has a window encoding:
- a CDS encoding homoserine O-succinyltransferase: MPIKIPRALPAYNALREERVFVMTEDRAEHQDIRPLKVGIVNLMPTTVDTEIQLLRLLGNSPLQVDITFLRMGSHESKNAPPGHLDKFYISAKEVISLGMHFDGLIITGAPVETLPFEEVDYWDELAAVIDYSVKSAWSTMHICWGAQAALYRHYGIPKQPLAKKLFGVFPHKINERHSPLFRGFDDEFLAPQSRHTSCDRDALAARPELTIQSESVETGVFLATARDLREIYVTGHLEYDSLTLDREYRRDLGQGKPIAIPRNYYPGDDASQAPVVRWRAHAHLFFSNWLNYVYQETPFNLDDIK; encoded by the coding sequence ATGCCAATCAAAATACCGCGGGCCCTGCCCGCCTATAACGCCCTCAGGGAAGAACGGGTTTTCGTTATGACCGAAGACCGCGCCGAACACCAGGACATTCGCCCCCTCAAAGTGGGGATAGTAAACCTCATGCCCACCACCGTGGACACGGAGATCCAGCTTCTGCGCCTTTTGGGGAATTCGCCTCTTCAAGTGGACATCACCTTTCTCAGAATGGGAAGCCACGAATCCAAAAACGCGCCCCCGGGGCACCTCGATAAATTCTACATCAGCGCCAAGGAGGTCATTTCCCTGGGCATGCACTTCGACGGCCTCATCATCACAGGCGCGCCGGTGGAGACCCTCCCCTTCGAGGAAGTGGACTACTGGGACGAGCTTGCGGCGGTCATCGACTATTCGGTGAAGAGCGCATGGTCAACCATGCACATCTGCTGGGGCGCCCAGGCAGCCCTCTACCGCCATTATGGCATACCCAAGCAGCCCCTCGCCAAAAAACTGTTCGGCGTCTTCCCCCACAAGATCAACGAGCGCCATTCCCCCCTGTTCAGGGGTTTTGACGATGAGTTCCTTGCCCCCCAGTCCAGGCACACAAGCTGCGACCGCGATGCCCTGGCCGCGAGGCCCGAGCTGACCATACAATCCGAGTCAGTCGAAACCGGCGTCTTTCTAGCCACCGCCCGGGACCTCCGGGAGATCTACGTAACAGGCCACCTGGAGTACGACTCCCTCACCCTGGACAGGGAATACCGCCGCGACCTTGGGCAGGGCAAGCCCATCGCCATACCGAGGAATTACTACCCCGGCGACGACGCCTCGCAGGCGCCGGTAGTCCGCTGGCGGGCCCACGCCCACCTCTTCTTTTCCAACTGGCTCAACTATGTGTACCAGGAGACGCCCTTCAACCTGGACGATATAAAATAG
- a CDS encoding heme-degrading domain-containing protein: MNYDKFIALAQKQEELLQFPSFSRQDVWDLGSLMASMALEKKLGLSISIRSISGLVLFQYFPPGTNLNHESWMTRKYNVVRDLEISSLLNYLRLLKGKHVLQDQGLDPKFYAPSGGAFPIKLKDSGLVAVVADSGLHQLEDHDFLVESISRFLHIADVPRIPLKLKL, encoded by the coding sequence ATGAACTACGATAAATTTATTGCCCTCGCCCAAAAGCAGGAAGAGCTGCTCCAATTCCCAAGCTTCAGCCGTCAGGATGTATGGGACCTCGGAAGCCTTATGGCTTCCATGGCTTTGGAAAAAAAACTGGGCCTCTCCATAAGCATCAGATCCATTTCGGGCCTGGTGCTTTTCCAGTATTTCCCGCCGGGAACCAACCTCAACCATGAAAGCTGGATGACCAGAAAATACAATGTGGTAAGGGATCTTGAAATCTCAAGCCTCCTTAATTATTTAAGGCTCCTCAAAGGCAAGCACGTTTTGCAGGACCAGGGTCTCGACCCCAAATTCTATGCCCCATCGGGCGGCGCTTTTCCCATTAAGCTTAAGGATTCCGGATTGGTTGCCGTAGTGGCGGATTCGGGCCTCCACCAATTGGAAGATCACGATTTCCTCGTGGAAAGCATAAGCCGTTTCCTTCACATTGCAGACGTGCCCCGGATACCCCTAAAGCTGAAATTATAG
- a CDS encoding sensor histidine kinase encodes MARYILKIIALFTACMFASGCSSKSEYPSVSSLAHEWLEIKTMLTAHGTGQGPESEALDSFTSALDKFSASPAGNLYLINRPAITKSVTSIGKTAERLKAAAETSDENGVRSIMLEIDTAVDQLQIIDTGLSDTIQLRYFQLFFFFSLLVLLTVLVLWLLDRRLEKAISMGQQSLIFSRETVLAQEQERSRIARELHDTIAQDLWRLSFRADSINRAEQAEERRRICEEVVKGQQELMQRIRTICDTLVPPDFRRRGLPDAIRSLCYDFSRRTGIECAVTVQEGLNLEPLNVDMQLQCFRIVQECLANIEKHAEASEASVLVSNRGEGQAETPAMGLLHICVSDNGRGFDAPDSDTQFLLRAKGHFGLWNMNARAEALRGTLTIDSETGCGVRITLDLPLETEV; translated from the coding sequence ATGGCACGTTATATACTGAAAATCATTGCACTATTTACCGCCTGTATGTTTGCTTCAGGCTGCAGCAGTAAAAGTGAATATCCGTCAGTCTCTTCCCTAGCACACGAGTGGCTCGAAATTAAAACAATGCTCACGGCCCACGGAACCGGGCAAGGCCCTGAAAGCGAAGCTCTGGACAGTTTTACTTCTGCCCTGGACAAATTTTCCGCCTCCCCTGCGGGAAACCTCTATCTGATCAATCGTCCGGCCATTACGAAATCTGTGACCAGCATTGGCAAAACAGCGGAAAGGCTTAAGGCGGCGGCAGAGACGAGCGACGAGAATGGGGTACGTTCAATTATGCTTGAAATCGACACCGCCGTTGACCAGCTTCAGATTATAGACACAGGGCTATCAGACACCATTCAGCTCAGGTACTTCCAGCTTTTTTTCTTTTTTTCGCTGCTGGTGCTTTTAACGGTACTGGTTTTATGGCTATTGGACCGCAGACTCGAAAAGGCCATAAGCATGGGACAGCAGAGCCTTATTTTTTCCAGGGAAACGGTTCTCGCCCAGGAACAGGAGCGTTCCCGCATTGCCCGTGAACTCCACGATACGATTGCCCAGGATCTGTGGCGTCTTTCCTTCAGGGCCGACAGCATAAACAGGGCCGAACAGGCCGAAGAGCGCCGCCGTATCTGCGAAGAAGTAGTCAAAGGCCAGCAGGAGCTTATGCAGCGTATCAGGACAATCTGCGATACCCTGGTGCCGCCCGATTTCAGACGCAGGGGCCTGCCTGATGCTATCCGCAGTTTGTGTTATGATTTTTCCCGGCGTACCGGCATTGAATGTGCCGTAACCGTGCAGGAAGGCTTAAACCTTGAACCCCTTAACGTGGATATGCAATTGCAGTGCTTCCGTATAGTGCAGGAATGTCTTGCCAATATTGAAAAACACGCAGAGGCGAGCGAGGCATCGGTACTGGTCAGTAACAGGGGAGAAGGTCAGGCCGAAACTCCGGCCATGGGGCTTCTGCATATATGCGTTTCCGATAACGGCAGGGGCTTTGATGCGCCGGACAGCGATACGCAGTTCCTACTCAGAGCCAAAGGCCACTTCGGCCTGTGGAACATGAATGCGCGGGCAGAGGCCCTGCGCGGAACGCTGACCATTGACAGCGAAACAGGCTGCGGCGTCCGGATTACCCTGGATCTGCCTCTGGAAACGGAAGTATGA
- a CDS encoding O-acetylhomoserine aminocarboxypropyltransferase/cysteine synthase family protein, whose translation MANYKFETAQVHAGQETPDSATDARAVPIYQTSSYVFPSSKSAADRFGLTESGNIYTRIMNPTWDVFEKRIAALEGGVAALATSSGAAAITYAIQNITRAGDHIVSDNQLYGGTYNLFANTFKDLGVEVTFVDGSKPENFEKAIKPNTKALYFETLGNPNATIVDVEAVAKIAHKHGIPAIVDNTFPTPYLLRPFDYGVDIAAHSATKFIGGHGTSIGGVLVDSGKFDWAQNDKFPGLSQPNNSYHGVVFTQAVGNLAYIIKARVTLLRDTGASLSPFNAFLFLQGLETLSLRVDRHLENTFKVLDFLKGNPQVEKINHPALPDHKDHALYKKYFPKGGASIFTFEIKGNADKAKKFTESLELFSLLANVADVKSLVIHPASTTHSQLSEKDLLEQGIKPNTVRLSIGTEHIDDIIADLKHGFEAVK comes from the coding sequence ATGGCTAATTACAAGTTCGAGACCGCTCAAGTTCACGCAGGGCAGGAGACGCCCGACTCGGCAACAGACGCCAGGGCCGTGCCCATCTACCAGACATCTTCCTACGTGTTCCCCTCGTCAAAGTCCGCGGCAGACCGCTTCGGCCTTACAGAGTCCGGGAACATCTACACCCGGATCATGAACCCCACCTGGGACGTTTTTGAAAAACGCATCGCCGCCCTCGAAGGAGGCGTTGCCGCCCTGGCAACCTCGTCAGGCGCCGCCGCCATCACCTACGCCATTCAGAACATCACCCGCGCAGGGGATCACATCGTTTCCGACAACCAGCTTTACGGCGGAACCTACAACCTCTTTGCCAACACCTTCAAAGACCTCGGCGTGGAAGTCACCTTTGTGGACGGCTCCAAGCCCGAAAACTTCGAAAAAGCCATAAAGCCCAACACCAAGGCCCTGTATTTCGAAACCCTGGGAAACCCCAACGCCACCATCGTGGATGTCGAAGCAGTTGCGAAAATCGCCCACAAGCACGGAATCCCCGCCATCGTGGACAACACCTTCCCCACCCCCTACCTGCTCCGCCCCTTTGATTATGGCGTAGACATAGCCGCCCATTCAGCCACCAAGTTCATAGGCGGCCACGGCACATCCATAGGCGGCGTCCTCGTTGACTCCGGCAAATTCGACTGGGCCCAGAACGACAAATTCCCCGGCCTCTCCCAGCCCAACAACAGCTACCACGGCGTCGTGTTCACCCAGGCCGTCGGCAACCTTGCCTATATCATCAAAGCCCGCGTTACCCTGCTCCGGGACACCGGCGCTTCCCTCTCTCCCTTCAACGCCTTCCTCTTCCTCCAGGGCCTCGAGACCCTCTCCCTCAGAGTGGATAGGCACCTCGAAAACACCTTCAAGGTTTTGGACTTCCTCAAAGGCAATCCCCAGGTCGAAAAGATCAATCACCCGGCGCTTCCGGATCACAAAGATCACGCCCTCTACAAGAAATACTTCCCCAAAGGCGGCGCCTCAATCTTCACCTTCGAGATCAAGGGCAACGCCGACAAGGCCAAAAAATTCACCGAGAGCCTTGAACTCTTCTCCCTCCTGGCGAACGTGGCGGACGTGAAGTCCCTGGTAATCCACCCCGCTTCCACCACCCACTCCCAATTGAGCGAGAAGGACCTTCTCGAACAGGGAATAAAGCCCAACACCGTGCGCCTCTCCATAGGCACCGAGCACATCGACGACATCATCGCCGACCTCAAGCATGGGTTCGAGGCTGTTAAGTAA
- a CDS encoding response regulator: protein MITVVLIDDHPLAVNGIGEWLRSTGRFAIAGTAGSLAQAQALFENLEILPSVVILDIALGPEDGLEVIPMLKTIAKKRKTALPGIVVCSMFEDPFLIQNARNAGAGAYVAKSADINEVTSAIDAVLAGNTYIRAEYQLPVQKWASSGLSRREREIVALIKQRLNNKEIAEKMYISIRTVENHLSHIYVKTNTNSRNELSEL from the coding sequence GTGATTACGGTAGTACTCATAGACGATCACCCACTTGCAGTCAACGGCATAGGCGAGTGGCTAAGATCCACCGGACGCTTTGCCATTGCCGGTACAGCGGGCAGCCTTGCCCAGGCTCAGGCCCTGTTTGAAAACCTTGAAATCCTGCCTTCTGTCGTCATTCTTGATATTGCCCTTGGACCTGAAGACGGCCTTGAGGTAATCCCCATGCTAAAAACAATAGCCAAAAAAAGAAAAACGGCCCTGCCCGGCATCGTGGTGTGCTCCATGTTCGAGGACCCCTTCCTGATTCAAAATGCCCGCAATGCGGGGGCCGGGGCCTATGTCGCAAAATCGGCGGATATTAACGAAGTCACCAGCGCCATAGACGCAGTGCTTGCCGGCAATACCTACATCAGGGCCGAATACCAGCTGCCTGTGCAGAAGTGGGCGTCATCAGGGCTTTCCCGCCGGGAACGCGAAATCGTCGCCCTGATAAAACAGCGCTTAAACAACAAAGAGATAGCCGAAAAAATGTATATCAGCATACGAACTGTGGAAAACCATTTATCCCATATTTATGTAAAAACCAATACCAATTCCCGAAACGAACTCTCGGAATTGTAG
- a CDS encoding ATP-binding protein: MKRILKYSVYTAMILAAVIILIFLLKPRNTQVSPLHIDLSASPIYAKTGFDPADTLRHPLTIANWQNILQPGRRNAAIIRDIVPINNRRSFLALKDEADEEFTLAIPFEVDAKAMAAMNGVIPVSPGILLAGIGDNWEVYINGTLVEYQVFLDNGGRITSHRSYRSIGIPIHKELLKEGDNFLVFRIIGPPSFGYTGFFYSAPYYIDDYRLVENYRNDYTMVIFCTLYIFMGLYHLLLFLMRRSARYNLYYSFLSVTVGIYFITRSPIVYNFIVDSSITQRLEYASLFLLVFFLGSFIEQLNFQRILLPTRIYGVFCTILIMLQAAFPLQFGEEILVIWEICCLPAFAYIVINDVILTFGRNITRQWKHQGETSKKIKLHDIGNALLQTPLGNIVLAIFLLVCSFVFDLLDTLVLHTGILLSRYSFFLFTMSSAFILARNLSNSYSQVSQQKDELEALVDERTQELARQVKIAESASRAKSEFMATMSHEIRTPLNAIIGFSDIELGKPLPETTYGNIEKIRSSGATLLGIINDILDISKIEAGSFEIIPVAYDTAALISEAVRLNMVRIGEKPIIFELSVSETIPEKLFGDELRIKQVFNNILSNAIKYTKAGKVRLEINHDPLSGVPGSQALITIKVSDTGMGIRQEDIEKLFSEYSQLDTKANRKIEGTGLGLSITKKLLTLMGGTISVESEYGKGSIFTITVPQKIISDSVIGKEKAEMLTALHLTEDHNNPAQDLKRAWMPYGRVLVVDDVLTNLEVARGLLEPYGLAIDCVSSGREAINVIKAETLRYDLVLMDHMMPEMDGIEAVQIIRNEIGTSYAKNIPIIALTANALTGNDEIFMSKGFNGFVSKPIDIMELDAVLNKWIKDRQSTETLEKAEKERPGEAAKVTDIHQIEVQAEKSNIPGLDMEGGIKRYNNEKIYLRILEAFLKSAPLLLEKLRNPSEENLKAYAISVHGLKGAARGISANDIGNMAEELEFAAKAGDFKTVSEKNSLLLEAAETLLEDLKHYLVR; the protein is encoded by the coding sequence ATGAAAAGGATCTTAAAATATTCAGTTTATACTGCCATGATACTCGCTGCGGTAATTATACTGATTTTTCTTTTAAAACCCCGAAACACCCAGGTAAGTCCCCTTCATATTGATTTATCCGCAAGCCCGATTTACGCAAAAACAGGCTTTGATCCTGCTGATACCCTGCGCCATCCCTTAACAATAGCGAACTGGCAAAACATATTGCAGCCAGGCCGCAGGAATGCAGCGATAATCCGGGATATAGTCCCCATTAATAACCGCCGTTCCTTCCTTGCCCTGAAGGACGAGGCGGATGAAGAATTTACCCTGGCAATTCCTTTTGAAGTAGACGCAAAGGCCATGGCAGCCATGAATGGCGTTATTCCTGTATCACCGGGCATTCTCCTGGCCGGTATTGGAGACAACTGGGAAGTGTACATCAACGGTACTTTGGTAGAATATCAGGTATTCCTGGATAATGGGGGGCGTATTACTTCCCATCGCTCTTACCGGAGCATAGGCATCCCAATTCATAAAGAACTCCTTAAGGAAGGGGATAATTTTCTGGTCTTCAGGATCATAGGGCCGCCTTCTTTTGGCTATACAGGCTTTTTTTATTCTGCCCCCTACTATATTGATGATTACCGTCTCGTAGAGAATTACAGAAATGATTACACCATGGTAATTTTTTGTACCCTCTATATCTTTATGGGCCTATACCATCTGCTGCTTTTTCTTATGCGCCGCTCGGCGAGATACAATCTTTATTATAGTTTCTTGTCTGTAACAGTGGGGATTTATTTTATAACCCGCAGCCCGATTGTGTATAATTTTATTGTCGATTCCAGCATCACCCAAAGGCTGGAATATGCTTCACTCTTCCTTCTGGTTTTCTTTCTGGGTTCCTTTATTGAGCAACTAAATTTTCAACGCATACTTTTGCCTACCCGTATTTATGGTGTTTTCTGTACCATCCTGATTATGCTGCAGGCTGCTTTTCCACTCCAGTTTGGAGAAGAAATTTTAGTTATATGGGAAATCTGCTGTCTCCCGGCTTTTGCCTATATAGTGATCAATGATGTAATATTAACTTTTGGCAGAAATATAACCCGCCAATGGAAGCATCAGGGTGAAACATCAAAAAAAATTAAACTCCATGATATAGGAAACGCCCTCCTCCAAACGCCGTTGGGAAATATCGTACTGGCCATTTTTCTTCTCGTTTGTTCTTTTGTCTTTGATTTACTTGATACGCTTGTACTCCACACAGGGATACTGTTAAGTCGTTACAGTTTCTTTCTTTTTACCATGAGTTCAGCATTTATTCTGGCAAGGAATCTTTCCAATTCTTATAGCCAGGTAAGCCAGCAAAAGGATGAGCTTGAAGCGCTGGTAGATGAGCGGACTCAGGAGCTGGCCAGGCAGGTTAAAATTGCCGAAAGCGCTTCCCGGGCAAAAAGCGAATTCATGGCTACCATGAGCCACGAAATCCGTACACCTCTTAACGCCATTATCGGCTTTTCGGATATTGAACTGGGGAAGCCCCTGCCGGAAACAACCTATGGCAATATTGAAAAAATCAGGAGTTCCGGCGCAACCCTTTTAGGTATTATCAATGATATTCTGGACATTTCAAAAATTGAAGCGGGTAGTTTTGAAATTATCCCGGTGGCGTATGATACTGCGGCCCTTATCAGCGAAGCTGTCCGCCTAAATATGGTACGTATAGGTGAAAAGCCCATTATTTTTGAGCTTTCTGTAAGCGAGACTATTCCTGAGAAACTTTTCGGCGATGAACTGCGGATAAAACAGGTTTTCAACAATATACTTTCAAATGCCATAAAATATACCAAAGCAGGAAAAGTACGTCTTGAGATAAACCATGATCCGCTCAGCGGAGTTCCCGGCAGCCAGGCCCTTATCACTATCAAGGTTTCAGATACAGGCATGGGTATCAGACAGGAAGACATTGAGAAACTCTTTTCTGAATACAGCCAGCTGGACACCAAAGCCAACCGCAAAATTGAAGGCACCGGCCTCGGGCTTTCCATCACCAAAAAATTACTGACCCTTATGGGTGGAACTATCAGTGTCGAAAGTGAATATGGAAAAGGCAGCATCTTTACCATAACAGTTCCCCAAAAAATTATCAGCGATTCTGTCATTGGAAAGGAAAAGGCAGAGATGTTGACAGCTTTACACTTGACTGAAGATCATAACAATCCTGCCCAGGATCTCAAAAGAGCCTGGATGCCCTATGGCAGAGTGCTGGTGGTAGATGATGTACTTACAAACCTCGAAGTAGCCCGTGGTCTCCTTGAACCCTATGGCCTCGCCATTGATTGCGTCTCAAGCGGCAGGGAAGCCATCAATGTTATAAAAGCAGAAACACTCCGCTACGATCTGGTTCTCATGGATCACATGATGCCCGAAATGGACGGCATCGAAGCGGTTCAAATTATCCGGAACGAAATCGGAACCAGTTATGCAAAAAATATTCCCATTATAGCCCTTACCGCTAACGCTTTGACAGGTAATGACGAAATATTTATGTCAAAAGGCTTTAACGGCTTTGTATCCAAACCCATCGACATCATGGAGCTTGACGCTGTTCTCAACAAATGGATAAAGGACAGGCAAAGTACTGAAACGTTGGAAAAAGCTGAGAAAGAAAGGCCTGGGGAAGCTGCTAAGGTAACAGATATACATCAGATAGAGGTCCAGGCAGAAAAAAGCAACATCCCCGGTCTGGATATGGAAGGCGGTATTAAACGCTACAATAACGAGAAAATATATCTCCGTATTCTGGAAGCTTTCCTGAAAAGCGCGCCTTTGCTTCTCGAAAAACTGCGTAACCCAAGCGAAGAAAATCTTAAAGCCTACGCCATTTCGGTTCACGGTTTAAAAGGGGCTGCAAGGGGGATTAGCGCCAATGATATCGGCAATATGGCTGAAGAGCTGGAATTTGCCGCCAAAGCCGGGGATTTTAAAACCGTTTCTGAAAAGAACAGCCTTCTGCTTGAGGCCGCAGAAACGCTCCTTGAGGATCTTAAGCACTATCTGGTAAGATAA
- a CDS encoding hydrolase gives MSALQSSITRDQAWDLLRQYNKDPFHLQHALTVEGVMKWYAAELGFGDEKHFWGIVGLLHDIDFEQYPQEHCLKAPELLRAGGVNEEIIHAVCSHGYELTVDVKPEHQMEKVLYASDELTGLIWAAAIIRPSKSVQDMEIKSVKKKYKALNFAAGCSREVIEKGAAMLGWELDKLIGDTILAMRSCEAEINAAMEKLS, from the coding sequence ATGAGCGCATTACAATCTTCCATAACCCGGGATCAGGCCTGGGATCTTTTGAGGCAGTACAACAAGGACCCCTTTCACCTCCAGCATGCCCTGACTGTCGAAGGCGTGATGAAATGGTATGCCGCCGAATTGGGCTTTGGAGACGAAAAGCATTTCTGGGGCATCGTGGGGCTTCTCCACGACATAGACTTTGAGCAATACCCCCAGGAACACTGCCTCAAGGCGCCTGAGCTTCTCCGTGCAGGGGGAGTAAACGAGGAGATAATCCACGCGGTTTGCAGCCATGGTTACGAACTTACGGTGGACGTCAAACCTGAACACCAGATGGAAAAAGTCCTCTATGCCAGTGATGAACTCACGGGCCTTATCTGGGCCGCTGCCATCATCAGGCCGTCGAAAAGCGTTCAGGATATGGAAATAAAGTCGGTTAAAAAGAAGTACAAGGCCCTCAACTTTGCGGCGGGCTGTTCCCGTGAAGTAATTGAAAAAGGGGCGGCCATGCTGGGCTGGGAGCTGGACAAACTCATCGGCGACACCATTCTGGCAATGCGTTCCTGCGAGGCGGAAATTAACGCTGCCATGGAAAAGCTCTCATAA
- the rbr gene encoding rubrerythrin, which produces MADLKGTKTEENLKAAFAGEAQAHTKYQYYASKAEKDGYQQIGAIFRETAQNEKEHAKIWFKLLHGDEVPGTETNLKDAAAGEHYEWTDMYAGFAKTAKEEGFTTIAALFEMVGKIEKEHEERYKKLLKNIESSIVFSRDGDQIWQCANCGHIIIGKKAPELCPVCKHPKAYFQIRADNY; this is translated from the coding sequence ATGGCTGATTTAAAAGGAACCAAAACAGAAGAGAACCTGAAGGCGGCGTTTGCGGGCGAGGCCCAGGCTCATACCAAGTACCAGTATTACGCCTCCAAGGCTGAAAAAGACGGCTACCAGCAGATAGGCGCCATCTTCAGGGAAACCGCCCAGAACGAAAAAGAACATGCCAAGATTTGGTTCAAACTCCTCCACGGCGACGAGGTGCCAGGCACCGAAACGAACCTCAAGGACGCCGCCGCAGGTGAACATTACGAGTGGACCGACATGTACGCGGGTTTTGCCAAAACCGCCAAAGAAGAAGGCTTTACCACTATTGCCGCGCTCTTCGAAATGGTCGGCAAAATCGAAAAGGAACATGAAGAACGGTACAAAAAGCTCCTTAAAAATATCGAGAGCAGCATCGTGTTCTCCAGGGACGGCGACCAGATTTGGCAATGCGCAAACTGCGGGCACATTATCATCGGCAAAAAGGCCCCCGAGCTTTGCCCGGTCTGCAAGCACCCCAAGGCTTACTTCCAGATCCGCGCTGACAACTACTAA
- the mnmA gene encoding tRNA 2-thiouridine(34) synthase MnmA → MNEKAVIAMSGGVDSSVAASLMLSQGYDCIGITLKLFSGGSRCCSLEDVNDARDVAYRLGMPHYVLNFIEDFKEDVIERFIKIYEEGGTPNPCIDCNRSIKFEKLLHRAKELEYGNIVTGHYARIEKDIASGRYLLKKAIDEKKDQSYVLYCLTQDQLEHTIFPLGAMTKTEVREIALQKDFINAKKHDSQDICFVPDGNYGGFMEQYTGRHYPEGDIIDLNGKVIGRHKGIVRYTIGQRRGLGVACNEPVYVARKDIRSNTVTMGPDASLYSKSLDAHGINLIACAAIEKPLRVKVKTRYLQKEQWAWAEQSAPDTIHVEFEEGQRAVTPGQAMVMYDGDIVVGGGTISS, encoded by the coding sequence ATGAATGAAAAAGCAGTAATCGCCATGTCCGGGGGCGTGGACAGTTCCGTGGCGGCCTCCCTCATGCTCAGTCAGGGTTATGACTGCATAGGCATTACGCTGAAACTTTTTTCAGGCGGAAGCCGCTGCTGTTCCCTAGAGGACGTAAACGATGCCCGTGATGTGGCGTACCGTCTGGGCATGCCCCACTATGTGCTCAATTTTATTGAAGATTTTAAAGAAGACGTGATAGAACGTTTCATCAAAATATATGAAGAAGGGGGAACCCCCAACCCCTGCATTGACTGTAACCGCTCTATCAAATTTGAAAAACTCCTGCACCGGGCAAAGGAACTTGAATATGGTAACATCGTAACCGGCCACTATGCTCGTATCGAGAAGGATATTGCAAGCGGGCGTTATCTGTTAAAAAAAGCCATAGACGAAAAAAAAGACCAGAGCTATGTGCTGTACTGCCTTACTCAGGACCAGCTTGAACATACTATCTTCCCCCTGGGGGCTATGACCAAAACTGAAGTACGGGAAATCGCACTGCAAAAAGATTTTATCAACGCTAAAAAACACGATAGCCAGGACATCTGCTTTGTTCCCGACGGCAACTACGGCGGCTTTATGGAACAGTATACAGGCAGGCATTACCCCGAAGGGGACATCATCGACCTTAACGGAAAAGTCATAGGCAGGCACAAGGGCATAGTGCGCTACACTATCGGACAGAGGCGAGGCCTTGGCGTTGCCTGCAACGAACCGGTTTATGTAGCCCGCAAGGACATACGCAGTAATACTGTTACCATGGGGCCCGACGCTTCACTCTACTCAAAAAGCCTTGACGCCCATGGCATAAACCTCATTGCCTGCGCTGCTATCGAAAAACCCCTGCGTGTAAAAGTCAAAACCAGGTATCTCCAAAAGGAACAATGGGCATGGGCTGAACAAAGCGCCCCTGACACTATCCATGTTGAATTTGAGGAAGGCCAGCGGGCTGTGACGCCCGGACAGGCCATGGTGATGTACGACGGGGATATCGTGGTAGGCGGTGGAACAATCAGCTCATAG